Proteins encoded within one genomic window of Bradyrhizobium sp. AZCC 1719:
- a CDS encoding redoxin domain-containing protein, with protein sequence MSKKTRKKSSMPSPKTRKASAAKPAAAKTASKTTRRSTPASTKKRVAKVANKAAKTATKKPAKTAKSASAKASHKPTSKQLIKSNLSDTPKPAAGTGLVEGAMAPPFSLPRDGGGSVSLADYAGRKLVLFFYPRADTPGCTREAIDFTRLDSAFADAGAVVLGISADTVKAQESFRNKHQLSVPLISDQQHEMLEAYGAWGEKSMYGRTFMGIIRTTVLIGADGRIAKIWRNVRVDGHADEVLAAVRAT encoded by the coding sequence ATGTCCAAGAAAACGCGCAAGAAATCCTCCATGCCATCCCCCAAGACCCGCAAGGCTTCCGCCGCAAAACCGGCCGCGGCCAAGACTGCCAGCAAGACCACCCGCCGCAGCACGCCGGCATCGACCAAAAAACGTGTCGCCAAGGTAGCCAACAAGGCCGCCAAAACCGCTACCAAGAAACCGGCGAAGACGGCCAAGAGCGCTTCAGCCAAAGCGTCGCACAAGCCGACATCGAAACAGTTAATAAAATCCAATCTATCGGATACGCCCAAGCCGGCTGCCGGAACCGGACTGGTCGAAGGCGCCATGGCGCCCCCCTTCAGCCTTCCGCGCGACGGCGGCGGCAGTGTTTCGCTGGCAGATTATGCCGGCAGGAAACTGGTGCTGTTTTTCTATCCCCGCGCCGACACGCCCGGCTGCACCCGGGAGGCGATCGACTTCACGCGGCTCGATAGCGCGTTTGCCGATGCCGGCGCGGTGGTGCTCGGGATCTCGGCCGACACCGTAAAGGCCCAGGAATCCTTCCGGAACAAGCACCAGCTTTCGGTTCCTCTGATCTCGGACCAGCAACATGAGATGCTCGAAGCCTATGGCGCCTGGGGCGAAAAATCGATGTACGGCAGGACCTTCATGGGGATCATTCGAACGACGGTTCTGATCGGCGCCGACGGACGGATCGCCAAAATCTGGCGCAATGTGCGGGTCGACGGCCATGCCGACGAGGTGCTGGCTGCCGTTCGTGCCACATGA
- a CDS encoding cupin domain-containing protein: MSAVRSKEIPDTAAANAELTTAREASRKDHKPYETRHFDEVEWETIRWPGETGKMLFHPRPERPTEPNAGILRLEPGAHHPEHYHGFAQVWHILKGEFSIDGTLHGPGTVLFHPDPHFEGEFRTETGGEIFIVQYPGPTTGERPIYSGRFNMAERKAVASERVDL, encoded by the coding sequence ATGAGTGCTGTCAGGAGCAAGGAGATTCCCGATACGGCGGCCGCAAATGCGGAATTGACGACCGCGCGCGAAGCCTCGCGAAAGGACCACAAGCCCTACGAGACGCGCCATTTCGACGAAGTCGAATGGGAGACGATCCGGTGGCCGGGCGAGACCGGCAAAATGCTTTTTCATCCGCGACCGGAACGCCCGACCGAACCGAACGCGGGAATTCTGCGGCTTGAGCCCGGCGCCCATCATCCCGAGCACTATCATGGCTTCGCGCAGGTCTGGCATATCCTGAAAGGCGAGTTTTCAATCGACGGAACGCTGCATGGTCCGGGAACGGTGCTGTTCCATCCTGACCCACACTTTGAGGGTGAATTCCGCACCGAAACGGGCGGGGAGATATTCATCGTCCAGTATCCTGGTCCGACGACCGGTGAGCGCCCGATCTATAGCGGCCGGTTCAACATGGCGGAACGCAAGGCGGTCGCGAGCGAACGCGTCGATCTCTGA
- a CDS encoding SRPBCC family protein, which translates to MSQGNTVRLHRVFATKPEKVFRAFLDAEAMAKWLPPYGFTCKVHQFEAKVGGTFRMSFTNFTTNTGHSFGGEYLEIVPNERIRYTDRFDDPNLPGVIEVTVTLKAVSVGTEINIEQANLPTVIPVEACYLGWQQSLAQLALLVEPDIQE; encoded by the coding sequence ATGTCCCAAGGCAATACCGTTCGTTTGCATCGCGTCTTCGCCACCAAGCCGGAGAAGGTTTTTCGCGCCTTCCTCGATGCGGAAGCGATGGCCAAGTGGCTGCCGCCCTACGGCTTCACCTGCAAGGTCCACCAATTCGAGGCGAAGGTTGGCGGCACATTCCGGATGTCGTTCACGAATTTCACCACGAACACCGGGCATTCGTTCGGCGGAGAATATCTGGAGATCGTGCCCAACGAGCGGATCCGCTACACCGATCGTTTCGACGACCCCAATTTGCCCGGCGTCATCGAGGTCACAGTGACCCTGAAAGCGGTTTCGGTCGGAACCGAGATCAACATCGAACAGGCAAACTTGCCGACGGTGATCCCGGTCGAAGCCTGCTATCTCGGCTGGCAACAATCGCTTGCCCAGCTCGCGTTGCTCGTGGAGCCGGATATTCAGGAATAG
- a CDS encoding helix-turn-helix domain-containing protein, whose protein sequence is MVSAEVGRRVREAARLAAIGAVIRRARSARGLTLDELAGMVGLSVTFLSRIERGLIACSIGNLLEIAGVLQVPPAELFADVEGEDRTRAYRVVRSIDAGPSKSADVNYAWRKLASGVGEQRLETFLLELSAKPRKPTLVAHPGEEMCFVLEGSVEFQVGDETIALERGDSIHLRSDVPHMAWARGSGSARLLMVTSIENQSAIAVEWWSDIAGRKSERESTAKGRAK, encoded by the coding sequence GTGGTTTCGGCAGAAGTTGGCCGGCGCGTCCGCGAGGCGGCGCGCCTTGCCGCGATTGGCGCCGTCATTCGCAGGGCCCGTTCGGCGCGCGGTTTGACGCTCGATGAACTCGCCGGAATGGTCGGCCTATCAGTGACATTTCTTTCGCGGATCGAGCGCGGACTCATCGCGTGTTCGATCGGTAATCTCTTGGAAATTGCCGGCGTCCTGCAGGTGCCGCCGGCCGAATTGTTTGCCGACGTCGAAGGAGAGGACCGGACGCGCGCGTATCGCGTGGTGCGGTCAATCGATGCCGGTCCATCGAAGAGCGCTGACGTAAATTATGCCTGGCGCAAGCTCGCTTCGGGCGTGGGCGAGCAGCGGCTGGAAACTTTCCTGCTCGAATTGTCAGCAAAGCCGCGCAAGCCGACGCTGGTCGCGCACCCCGGCGAAGAAATGTGCTTTGTCCTCGAAGGCAGTGTCGAATTCCAGGTGGGCGACGAAACCATCGCGCTGGAACGCGGCGATTCGATTCATTTGCGCTCGGACGTGCCGCATATGGCGTGGGCGCGGGGGTCCGGCAGTGCGCGGCTGCTCATGGTGACATCAATCGAAAATCAGTCGGCCATCGCGGTTGAGTGGTGGAGCGATATTGCGGGCAGGAAAAGCGAACGAGAAAGCACGGCAAAAGGGAGAGCAAAATGA
- a CDS encoding M23 family metallopeptidase: MSYRSGHYADHHHPHDHGRTPPRRPAPHAARATAAVDGNGYAIVHAGKQVRFGPVVFWIVVGTIVLLGMWSAATATYFAFRDDVLTRLIARQAEMQYAYEDRIAELRAKVDRTTSRQLLDQEQFDQKLDQIMRRQTALESRATALGAMPDIAATGSIRPPARGAAVETPASGSLKPSPISDTVIFVAPPDREARLESRTPAVAKPQPNQFAKVQGVDNVLVRLQTSLDTVERRQMAALSSVEDSMESRLRRMRGVFTDLGLNMAQLEAATPRSAIGGPFVPVKLPADAGAFERQLNRINLTRAQMQRLNATLALVPYRKPVVGEVEFTSGFGVRSDPFLGRPAMHTGLDFRAATGDPVRVTANGKVVSSGWMGGYGRMVEVDHGNGLSTRYGHLSEIHVRVGDFVKIGQVIGAVGSTGRSTGPHLHYETRIDGDAVDPQKFLRAGVRLSSG; encoded by the coding sequence ATGTCGTACCGTTCCGGTCATTATGCCGATCACCACCATCCCCACGATCATGGCCGGACGCCGCCCCGCCGTCCGGCACCTCACGCGGCACGGGCCACCGCAGCGGTCGATGGCAACGGATATGCCATCGTCCATGCCGGCAAGCAGGTCCGCTTCGGGCCTGTGGTGTTCTGGATCGTCGTCGGCACGATTGTGCTGCTTGGCATGTGGTCGGCGGCCACTGCCACCTATTTCGCGTTTCGCGACGACGTCCTGACCCGGCTGATCGCTCGCCAAGCCGAGATGCAATACGCCTATGAGGATCGCATCGCGGAGCTGCGCGCGAAGGTCGACCGCACCACCAGCCGCCAGTTGCTCGATCAGGAACAGTTCGACCAGAAGCTCGACCAGATCATGCGCCGCCAGACCGCGCTCGAATCGCGCGCCACCGCCCTTGGCGCGATGCCGGATATCGCGGCGACCGGTTCGATTCGGCCTCCGGCGCGCGGCGCGGCCGTGGAGACACCCGCTTCCGGCAGCCTAAAGCCCTCGCCGATCAGCGACACCGTGATCTTCGTCGCGCCGCCGGATCGCGAGGCTCGGCTGGAATCGCGCACGCCCGCGGTCGCCAAGCCGCAGCCAAATCAGTTCGCCAAGGTTCAGGGTGTCGACAATGTCCTTGTCCGCCTGCAGACCTCGCTGGACACCGTCGAGCGGCGGCAGATGGCGGCCTTGAGCTCCGTCGAGGACAGCATGGAATCGCGACTGCGCCGCATGCGTGGCGTGTTCACCGATCTCGGCCTCAATATGGCGCAGTTAGAGGCCGCAACGCCGCGCTCGGCGATTGGTGGACCGTTCGTGCCGGTGAAGCTGCCGGCGGATGCCGGTGCGTTCGAACGCCAGCTCAACCGGATCAACCTCACCCGCGCCCAGATGCAGCGCCTCAACGCGACGCTCGCGCTGGTGCCCTACCGCAAACCTGTCGTCGGCGAGGTCGAATTCACCTCGGGCTTTGGTGTTCGCAGCGATCCATTCCTCGGCCGGCCCGCGATGCATACGGGCCTCGATTTCCGCGCCGCCACCGGCGATCCGGTGCGCGTCACCGCGAACGGCAAGGTGGTGTCCTCGGGGTGGATGGGCGGTTACGGCCGCATGGTGGAGGTCGATCACGGCAACGGCCTGTCGACCCGCTACGGCCATCTGTCGGAGATTCACGTCAGGGTCGGCGACTTCGTCAAGATCGGCCAGGTCATCGGCGCCGTCGGCTCAACCGGCCGCTCCACCGGTCCGCATCTGCACTATGAAACACGGATCGACGGTGACGCCGTCGACCCGCAGAAATTCCTGCGCGCGGGCGTGCGGCTCAGCTCAGGCTAG
- a CDS encoding DMT family transporter, which yields MTANDNRIDARDWSLLGLLSILWGGSFFFNGVVLRELPPFTLVLLRVLLAAMILLPVICVQRLPFPKGWIGWRPFFLVALFNNVLPFSLIVTGQMYIPSGLASILNATTPLFTVAVMAAAGEEKLIIRRVAGMITGLVGVVILRGSGLGFASGQGLGVLLCLAAALSYGISALIARRALSDSPPLATATFQLMASSLMMIVVAGIFERPWQLPMPDTVTWFAVIGLAGLSTALAYIVFFQILRRSGATNVMLVTLLVPVTAILLGSFVLGEQISPREIVGALVIGSALLLIDGRVLKFLER from the coding sequence ATGACCGCCAACGACAACCGGATCGATGCCCGCGACTGGTCGCTGCTCGGCCTGCTCTCGATCCTGTGGGGCGGATCGTTCTTCTTCAACGGCGTAGTGCTACGCGAACTGCCGCCGTTCACGCTCGTGCTGTTGCGCGTGCTGCTGGCCGCCATGATCCTGCTGCCGGTGATTTGCGTGCAGCGACTGCCGTTTCCGAAGGGGTGGATCGGCTGGCGGCCGTTCTTCCTCGTCGCCTTGTTCAACAATGTGCTGCCGTTCTCGCTGATCGTCACCGGACAGATGTACATCCCGAGCGGGCTGGCTTCGATCCTCAATGCCACCACGCCGCTGTTCACGGTGGCGGTGATGGCGGCGGCGGGCGAGGAGAAGCTCATCATCAGGCGTGTGGCCGGTATGATCACAGGCCTTGTCGGCGTCGTGATCCTTCGCGGCAGCGGATTAGGCTTTGCCAGCGGGCAGGGGCTCGGCGTCCTCTTGTGTCTCGCGGCGGCGCTGAGCTACGGCATCTCCGCGCTGATAGCGCGGCGCGCGTTGTCAGATTCGCCGCCGCTTGCCACCGCCACGTTTCAGTTAATGGCATCGAGCCTGATGATGATCGTCGTCGCCGGCATTTTCGAGCGGCCGTGGCAATTGCCAATGCCTGATACGGTGACATGGTTCGCCGTCATTGGCCTCGCTGGCTTGTCGACCGCGCTCGCCTACATCGTGTTCTTTCAGATCCTGCGGCGCTCCGGCGCCACCAATGTCATGCTGGTGACGCTGCTGGTGCCTGTTACGGCCATCCTGCTCGGCTCGTTCGTGCTCGGCGAGCAGATTTCGCCGCGTGAAATCGTGGGCGCACTGGTGATCGGCAGCGCGCTGCTGTTGATCGACGGCCGCGTGCTGAAGTTTCTCGAACGTTAA
- a CDS encoding carbamoyltransferase C-terminal domain-containing protein: MKPNTRIGPRHPKLAAGGFRFARWLAAKTMGAAGFHQLGSEFAKARIAHVRDKLARGETVYLAGLGAPGTHNSGLALVEVTQADGPRLIVNNEEERFSGNKHTTEYPKLSIDAAVATLRGMGRDIGDIDAWLTSWDYPTLAGTLARSVLEELPQSIKLVRTTEATGFDGRRLDQMTRTPKILARQLGLAERVPLICLPHHDNHAWFSYAASPFADDGAPTAIAVLDGTGDQGSISLYVVESGAMRRLYCNDSMFDSLGAFYSVISSTQGGWTWLSSEGRYMGAAAWGDMDRASNPYYARLRGVLHFGANGDIRLNRALANWYCDPFDHPYKEALTKILGEPLKREQLWNPDAVLRVEDIHHRPDTKDRLDKAAATQLVFEDAMIHVVDHVLRTTGANRLVLTGGVALNAVGNMRLLEHFDETWFTSAQRRNTRLHLWVPPVPGDPGVTIGAAWLFAHLAGAPRGAPMTHAFYCGTSPSQGDIVHAVAADDIASQRIGDISTPEGLEAVADLMAFMVARNGVIALYQGAAETGPRALGHRSILANPCDPAVRELLNARVKYREAIRPLAPMATLEAAKEHFELLPGASDADYNAYNYMVLTAHSKPHAREKIPAVIHADGTGRIQIVRADDDPLTYAYLKALGRHIGVELSVNTSFNVAGPIAQTPQQAIDTLRRSKGLDVVIMAAGDGTATAAWHGGERDSGRFRNWLADWKKASASSRPMR, encoded by the coding sequence TTGAAACCGAACACACGAATTGGTCCGCGACACCCAAAACTCGCGGCGGGTGGATTTCGCTTTGCGCGCTGGCTCGCTGCAAAGACCATGGGTGCTGCCGGTTTCCATCAGCTCGGCTCTGAATTCGCCAAGGCGCGGATCGCGCATGTGCGCGACAAGCTCGCGCGAGGCGAAACGGTGTATCTCGCAGGTCTCGGCGCGCCCGGCACGCATAATTCGGGTCTGGCGCTGGTCGAGGTGACGCAGGCGGATGGGCCACGGCTGATCGTCAACAACGAGGAAGAACGCTTTTCCGGCAACAAGCACACCACCGAATACCCGAAGCTGTCGATCGACGCGGCGGTGGCGACGCTGCGCGGCATGGGCCGCGATATCGGCGACATCGATGCCTGGCTCACGAGCTGGGATTACCCGACGCTCGCCGGCACGCTGGCGCGCTCGGTACTCGAGGAATTGCCGCAGAGCATAAAGCTCGTGCGCACCACCGAGGCCACAGGGTTTGACGGCCGCCGCCTCGACCAGATGACGCGGACGCCAAAAATCCTCGCCCGCCAGCTCGGGCTTGCCGAGCGCGTGCCGTTGATCTGCCTGCCGCATCACGACAACCATGCATGGTTTTCCTACGCTGCCTCGCCGTTCGCCGACGACGGCGCGCCGACCGCGATTGCGGTGCTCGACGGCACCGGCGATCAGGGCTCGATCTCGCTCTATGTGGTTGAGAGCGGCGCGATGCGTCGGCTCTACTGCAACGACAGCATGTTCGATTCACTCGGCGCATTCTATAGCGTGATCTCGTCGACACAGGGCGGCTGGACATGGCTGTCCAGCGAGGGCCGCTACATGGGCGCTGCCGCCTGGGGCGATATGGACCGCGCCAGCAATCCCTATTACGCGCGGCTGCGCGGCGTTCTGCATTTTGGGGCGAACGGCGATATCAGGCTCAATCGCGCGCTGGCCAACTGGTATTGCGACCCCTTCGACCATCCCTACAAGGAAGCACTCACAAAAATTCTCGGCGAACCGCTTAAGCGAGAGCAGCTCTGGAATCCGGATGCGGTGCTGCGTGTCGAGGACATCCACCACCGTCCCGACACCAAGGACCGTCTCGACAAGGCGGCCGCGACGCAACTGGTGTTCGAGGACGCCATGATTCATGTCGTCGATCATGTGTTGCGTACGACCGGCGCCAACCGGCTGGTGCTGACCGGCGGCGTCGCGCTGAACGCGGTCGGCAATATGCGGCTGCTCGAACATTTCGACGAAACGTGGTTCACGAGCGCGCAGCGGCGCAATACGCGGCTGCATCTGTGGGTGCCGCCGGTGCCCGGCGACCCCGGCGTCACCATCGGCGCAGCCTGGCTGTTCGCGCATCTGGCGGGCGCTCCGCGCGGCGCGCCGATGACGCATGCTTTCTATTGCGGCACGTCCCCCTCGCAAGGCGATATCGTCCATGCGGTTGCGGCCGATGACATCGCCTCGCAAAGGATCGGCGATATCTCGACGCCCGAAGGCCTTGAAGCGGTCGCCGATCTGATGGCGTTCATGGTGGCACGAAACGGCGTGATTGCGCTATATCAGGGCGCGGCCGAGACCGGTCCCCGTGCGCTCGGCCATCGCTCGATCCTCGCCAACCCTTGCGACCCGGCGGTGCGCGAACTGCTCAATGCGCGCGTCAAATACCGCGAGGCCATTCGGCCGCTGGCGCCGATGGCAACGCTGGAAGCTGCGAAAGAACACTTCGAACTGCTGCCCGGCGCATCGGATGCCGACTACAACGCCTATAATTACATGGTGCTGACCGCGCATTCGAAGCCGCATGCGCGCGAAAAAATTCCGGCGGTCATCCACGCCGACGGCACCGGCCGCATCCAGATCGTGCGCGCCGACGACGATCCCCTCACCTATGCCTACTTGAAGGCGCTCGGCCGCCACATCGGCGTCGAGCTGTCCGTCAACACCTCCTTCAACGTCGCAGGACCGATCGCGCAGACGCCACAGCAGGCGATCGATACGCTGCGCCGTTCCAAGGGACTCGATGTCGTCATCATGGCCGCCGGCGACGGCACCGCCACCGCAGCCTGGCACGGCGGCGAGCGCGACAGCGGAAGATTCAGAAACTGGCTTGCCGACTGGAAGAAGGCATCAGCTTCCAGTCGGCCCATGCGATAA
- a CDS encoding YhdP family protein: MPAQERSIPIEERGLGGDQPQRRHREAMAKNTSPKGSNPRAETQQWEDAAGWEQDEAAGYRARRLLSRSNSRFHRFGDRFAALRQWMTGERWVKRLAIVIAVLAVIFTGCFGGLWWRLGAGPINLDVATPWLAAAIEDNIGHGNTVEVGGTQIERAGRIRIAVRIRDIVVRDRDQVVVATAPKAEVKLSGMALLMGRLRAESLNLVDAELSVRITPDGQVTVSAGDTAKPLATGVASKRDAGLAPTFPRQPPAPPQGAAATAPDTTQNGLLAGLDWLDSLSLTGLDGQNLNEIGLKNGNLIVDDQQRGNKWNFENISLSMRRPSGGGVAVSLGEQGARPWSLKVVVGPQQNGVRSVDLRADKVPAANILLAMRVKDLTYSAELPLSGELKGELGRDGLPTYFRGKITAGAGNLIDSDTPDYPMPIDSAEMSVEWDAGRRVLVAPFKVISGSNRITLLGHLEPPNGATTEWQAGLSGGTILLAGTDNEPPLIFNRIAIGLKFDTDRKRVLLTQADISNGEIGIAGTGSIDYANEARLQLGFAGTPMSASALKRMWPILIVPEVREWVIERIERGTLQRIEVGVNSPVRNLSRKGPPIPDDGLAVNIVASGVTARPVDDMPAVRDADLKARVTGRTATVTIGQGIADTPAGRKINISDFTFEVPDMAPKPSPSRVKFRVDASVPAAAEILASDRISDLSGTLIDPNASKGNVAAIITLGMPVKGSMTKADTTYTVIADLAGFAADKLVMNQKLESNTLKVLANNAGYQVKGDVKINGQPASLDYRKPSEGDADIRLQATLDDASRARLGIDLGPAVSGSIPIKVVGKIGENDSRVGIEADLTSLRLDNILPGWVKVPGKSGKATFNVVKKEQSTLFQDIVVEGGGVSIKGSLEVDQNGDLLNANFPTYAPSDGDKTTLKAERGADGVVKVTMRGDVFDGRGFLKSAISGKEADPKSKSRNIDLDIDVKLGAVAGFNGEALRSVDSKFSRRNGIVKNFTLSGKVGRDTPVTADLRGRGQGQGRDIITLQTNDAGAFFRFTDTYSKMVGGQLALAMEPPTVEPSAKDGLINVRDFSIKGEAALERAAAGGAAGVQNGISFTALRAEFTRQSGQLAIRDGVVKGPIIGATIEGSIDYVGNAVRMSGTFVPMYGLNNMFGQIPVLGLFLGGGSNEGLIGVTYEVVGTPGQPVLRVNPISAVMPGVLRKIFEFNTGKQNNTSPIELPPNN, translated from the coding sequence ATGCCGGCACAGGAGCGCTCGATACCGATCGAAGAGCGTGGCCTTGGCGGCGATCAACCTCAGCGCCGGCACCGAGAGGCAATGGCTAAGAATACTTCGCCCAAGGGGTCGAATCCGCGTGCCGAGACCCAGCAATGGGAGGACGCGGCGGGCTGGGAGCAGGACGAGGCGGCGGGTTATCGTGCGCGACGACTGTTGTCGCGCTCCAATTCCCGATTCCACCGGTTCGGCGACAGATTTGCAGCGTTGCGGCAATGGATGACCGGCGAGCGCTGGGTCAAGCGCCTGGCGATCGTGATCGCCGTGCTGGCGGTGATCTTCACCGGTTGTTTCGGCGGGCTGTGGTGGCGGCTCGGCGCCGGGCCGATCAACCTCGACGTCGCGACGCCGTGGCTGGCGGCCGCGATCGAAGACAATATCGGCCATGGCAACACGGTCGAGGTCGGCGGTACGCAGATCGAGCGGGCCGGACGAATTCGAATCGCGGTGCGCATCCGCGACATCGTGGTCCGCGACCGTGACCAGGTCGTCGTCGCGACTGCGCCGAAGGCCGAGGTGAAACTATCGGGGATGGCGCTGCTGATGGGGCGGCTGCGCGCCGAGAGCCTCAATCTGGTCGATGCCGAACTTTCGGTGCGAATCACGCCGGACGGCCAGGTGACAGTGTCTGCCGGCGATACCGCCAAGCCGCTGGCGACCGGCGTTGCCTCCAAGCGCGATGCCGGCTTGGCGCCGACATTTCCCCGCCAGCCGCCTGCGCCGCCGCAGGGTGCTGCTGCGACGGCTCCCGATACCACGCAGAACGGATTGCTGGCCGGCCTTGACTGGCTCGACAGCCTCAGCCTGACCGGCCTCGACGGCCAGAACCTGAACGAGATCGGCCTCAAGAACGGCAATCTCATCGTCGACGATCAGCAGCGCGGCAACAAATGGAATTTCGAGAATATCAGCCTCAGCATGCGCCGTCCGAGCGGCGGCGGGGTTGCGGTGAGCCTTGGCGAGCAAGGTGCGCGCCCCTGGTCGCTCAAGGTCGTGGTTGGACCGCAGCAGAACGGCGTGCGCTCGGTCGATCTTCGCGCCGACAAGGTGCCTGCCGCCAACATCCTGCTGGCGATGCGGGTCAAGGACCTGACCTACAGCGCCGAGCTGCCGCTTTCCGGCGAGCTGAAGGGCGAACTGGGCCGCGACGGTCTGCCGACCTACTTCCGCGGCAAGATCACCGCCGGCGCCGGGAACCTCATCGACAGCGATACGCCTGACTATCCGATGCCGATCGATTCGGCGGAGATGAGCGTCGAATGGGATGCCGGGCGGCGCGTGCTGGTCGCACCCTTCAAGGTCATCTCCGGTTCGAACCGGATTACGCTGCTCGGCCATCTCGAGCCGCCGAACGGCGCCACCACCGAATGGCAGGCGGGCCTTAGCGGCGGCACCATCCTGCTGGCCGGCACCGACAACGAACCGCCGCTGATCTTCAACCGGATCGCGATCGGGCTGAAGTTCGACACCGACCGTAAGCGCGTGCTGCTCACCCAGGCTGATATCAGCAACGGCGAGATCGGCATCGCCGGCACCGGCAGCATCGACTATGCGAACGAGGCGCGGCTCCAGCTTGGTTTCGCTGGAACGCCGATGTCGGCATCCGCCCTGAAGCGGATGTGGCCGATCCTGATCGTGCCCGAAGTGCGCGAATGGGTGATCGAGCGGATCGAGCGCGGCACGCTCCAGCGCATTGAAGTCGGCGTCAATTCGCCGGTGCGCAATCTCTCGCGCAAGGGACCGCCGATTCCGGACGATGGCCTGGCCGTCAACATCGTCGCCTCCGGAGTTACCGCGCGTCCGGTCGACGACATGCCCGCGGTCCGCGATGCCGACTTGAAGGCGCGGGTTACCGGGCGAACCGCGACGGTGACGATCGGGCAGGGAATTGCCGACACGCCCGCCGGCCGCAAGATCAACATTTCCGACTTCACCTTCGAGGTGCCGGACATGGCGCCGAAGCCGTCGCCCTCGCGGGTGAAGTTCAGGGTCGATGCGTCGGTGCCGGCAGCGGCCGAGATTCTGGCGTCCGACCGCATCAGCGATCTCTCCGGCACGCTGATCGATCCGAACGCCAGCAAGGGAAACGTTGCCGCCATCATCACGCTCGGTATGCCGGTCAAGGGCTCAATGACCAAGGCCGACACCACCTACACCGTGATTGCCGATCTAGCCGGGTTTGCCGCCGACAAGCTCGTGATGAACCAGAAGCTGGAATCCAATACGCTCAAGGTGCTCGCCAACAACGCGGGCTACCAGGTCAAGGGCGACGTCAAGATCAACGGGCAGCCGGCTTCGCTGGACTATCGCAAGCCGAGCGAGGGCGACGCCGATATCAGGCTGCAGGCGACGCTGGATGATGCCAGCCGCGCGCGCCTCGGGATCGATCTCGGACCCGCCGTGAGCGGCTCGATCCCGATCAAGGTGGTCGGCAAGATCGGCGAGAACGACAGCCGCGTCGGCATCGAAGCCGATCTGACCTCGCTGCGGCTCGACAACATCCTGCCGGGCTGGGTCAAGGTGCCCGGCAAGTCGGGCAAGGCGACGTTCAATGTCGTGAAGAAGGAGCAGTCGACGCTGTTCCAGGACATCGTGGTCGAAGGCGGCGGCGTTTCGATCAAGGGATCGCTGGAAGTCGACCAGAACGGCGATCTGTTGAACGCGAACTTCCCGACCTACGCGCCGTCGGACGGCGACAAGACGACGTTGAAGGCCGAGCGCGGCGCCGACGGCGTCGTGAAGGTCACGATGCGCGGCGACGTGTTCGACGGCCGCGGCTTCCTCAAATCGGCGATCTCGGGCAAGGAGGCCGACCCCAAGAGCAAGTCGAGGAACATCGACCTCGATATCGACGTCAAGCTTGGCGCGGTCGCAGGCTTCAACGGCGAGGCGTTGCGCAGCGTCGACAGCAAATTCTCCCGCCGCAACGGCATCGTCAAAAATTTCACGCTCTCCGGCAAGGTCGGGCGCGACACGCCGGTGACCGCCGATCTGCGCGGCCGCGGGCAGGGACAGGGACGCGACATCATCACCCTGCAGACCAACGATGCGGGTGCGTTCTTCCGCTTCACCGACACCTACTCGAAAATGGTCGGCGGACAGCTCGCGCTTGCGATGGAGCCGCCGACGGTCGAACCCAGCGCCAAGGACGGTCTGATCAACGTCCGCGACTTCTCCATCAAGGGTGAGGCCGCACTGGAGCGCGCCGCCGCGGGCGGAGCGGCCGGCGTTCAGAACGGCATTTCCTTTACGGCACTGCGCGCCGAGTTCACCCGGCAGAGCGGACAGCTCGCGATCCGCGATGGTGTCGTGAAGGGTCCGATCATCGGCGCGACCATTGAAGGCAGCATCGACTATGTCGGTAATGCCGTGCGCATGAGCGGCACCTTCGTTCCGATGTATGGATTGAACAACATGTTCGGCCAGATTCCGGTGCTCGGACTGTTCCTCGGTGGCGGCAGTAATGAGGGCCTGATTGGCGTGACCTACGAGGTGGTCGGCACGCCTGGCCAGCCCGTGCTGCGCGTCAATCCGATTTCGGCAGTGATGCCCGGTGTGCTGCGCAAGATCTTCGAGTTCAACACCGGCAAGCAGAACAACACCAGCCCGATCGAACTGCCGCCGAATAATTAG